The Desulfotignum phosphitoxidans DSM 13687 genomic interval CCAGGATGCGTTTGGTCTGCATGCGCTGCACCTGGGTGCTGGTCAGGCGCTGGGTGGACAGGGGGCATTCAATGCGGTGGGTGGTTTTCCATCCTGTTTCTGACAAAAGACTGTGGTAATCAAACAGGGTGATGGCATTCTGCGTTTTTTCCTGGATGGCCGGGGTGGATTCAAAATCACGCCAGTCGGCATTGAGAAACGCCAGGGTGGTACCTGGTTTTGTGTGTTTGTTCATATGCCTTTTGTTTCTTGGTGTAATAAGGGGGATCAAAAAAGATCAGGTCTGTTTTTCTGGTCACGGGCCATGGGTCGTTTTGGGGGTCCCGGTGGTGGTGTTCGATTTCAGGTCGTTTGTCCCGGACTGCCAGATCAAAGGCCTGGCAACGGCGTTCAAAAAGCAGGCATGTGTCCGAGACCACACCGCCACCGGCCATGGGGTCCAGGACCTGGTCGCCCGGGCCAGGGCCAGGTCCATCTGCAAATGGGCGGCTATGTATTCCATGGTATGGCCCATAGAGAGCAAATTACCAATATTGCCAAAATTTGCATTATTGGTAATTTGAGAAATTCTCTGTTGATTTATTCCCACCTTTCCCGAAATTTTCTCCTGGGTCCATCCAAGGCGGCTGAGGCGGAGGATGGTGGCGGTCTGGCCGTCGGCATAGTTGAATACCCGCTGGATCTTGATCGGCGGGAACTGGGCACCAATGGCCAGGGCTTGAGCGTAAGCGTCGATGGTTTGGCGGCTTTGGGTGGTTCTGGGGTAGATGGTGGGGTCCCAGGTTAGAGTTTTGATTTGGATGAGCATTAAGCAAGTTTTAAGTGTTAAGATTTAAGTTTTAAGCAGACCCGGGTGGGGTTTGTTGGGCGTTGGGTATCAGGGAAATTTACGGTAAATATCTTTCCGATGAAGCGCACGAACAAAGACAACTGCAGTTTCAGATTCAACAGACACTATTTTAATGCCAATTCGGAAATTCCCGGTACGAATTCGATAATAAATGTTTTCATTTGTCAATTTTTTTAAATCGGTAATATCCAAAATATTTTCGGCTTTCTCAACTTCCTGGATAACTTCTTTAACCCGCTGTGTGAAATCAGAATCATTTTTCCGCTTTTTTAAATCTCCAGCAAAACTTTTTTTAAAAATTGTTTTCATAAAGAAACTATCGAACGCTTATCATCAAGAATTTGAAAAATTTCGTCTCTTTCCACAACTTCTGAATCTTCGCCTTCCTGAATAGCCTTGACCAGTAGAATATCTTCCATCACGTCCTGGAGTATATCATAGACAAGGTCCTTTCTTTCTTCCATGGCTTCAATGATTGCTTTTTTAAAAAGGTCTTTTATTTTTTTTCATCTATCAATGTCTGCATGACGGATCTCCCGAAAAAGTTTGTTGCGTTCATTACAATGATAATCTTTTGGGATATGTATTGCAATAACAACAATAAGGAAAGCCTGACCCCGAAATTTTAAACGTTGTAGATGTCTATTTTGTACCGGGACAGGTTTTCAGGCTGCGTGAACCAGTCAATGCATTGTTGCAGGCCCTGTTCCAGGGAATATTGCGGTGTGAATCCGGTCAGGTTATGGATCTTGGTGTTGTCGCAGCACAGGCGGAACACTTCGGAGTTTTCCGGGCGGATCCGGGCGTCATCCGTGATGAATGTCACATCCGAGTGCATCAGCTGCCTGATCAGGTTCAGGGTGTCGCCCACGGAAATTTCCACCCCGGAGCCGATATTAACCACCTCGCCGATGGTTTTGTCTGACCGGGCCAGGTCAATGAATCCTTTGCAGGTGTCCAGCACATAGTTGAAATCCCGGGTGGGTGACACATCCCCCAGATGGATCTGGTTTTTGCCGGCAGCGATCTGGGGGATGATGGTGGGGATCACGGCCCGGGCGCTCTGGCGGGGACCATAGGTGTTGAACGGCCGGGCAATGGTCACGGGCCGCCAGATGAAAGATCACATCGATCTCTCTGGTGATCTCTTTGCAAAAATTCATGTGGGGGTCAGGCCTGCGTTATTGTAGTTATTGGGGGGTTGGGTATTGGGTTTTAGTTCAGATTTTCAGTTATCAAGAAAACAGTTTAATTCCTTGAATAAACTTAAAATCCTTGACGTTGTATGTCAAAAGTTCCATATCGTGACAGATTGCAGTGGCAGCAATCAGGGCATCCGGTATTTGCAAACCATGGCTTTTTGAATATTGTTCAATTAAATTGATGGCAGCATTTGTAATCGATCTGTCCAGAATCAACGTCTCAAGATGCTTCATCCGGCTTTTTATCTTGCCCAGTTCCCGTTTATTAAACGCACCGAAATACAATTCCATCAAAGTTACAGCGCTCAGTGAAATATTTTGAAACCCGATACGCCTGAGCGTTTCGGTTGCTGATGGATTGTTTTTGAACGCTTCGATAAAAATATTGGTATCACAGAGTATCATTTTGTCCGACACC includes:
- a CDS encoding transcriptional regulator translates to MLIQIKTLTWDPTIYPRTTQSRQTIDAYAQALAIGAQFPPIKIQRVFNYADGQTATILRLSRLGWTQEKISGKVGINQQRISQITNNANFGNIGNLLSMGHTMEYIAAHLQMDLALARATRSWTPWPVAVWSRTHACFLNAVARPLIWQSGTNDLKSNTTTGTPKTTHGP
- a CDS encoding type II toxin-antitoxin system RelE family toxin; translated protein: MKTIFKKSFAGDLKKRKNDSDFTQRVKEVIQEVEKAENILDITDLKKLTNENIYYRIRTGNFRIGIKIVSVESETAVVFVRALHRKDIYRKFP
- a CDS encoding GDP-mannose 4,6-dehydratase — translated: MTIARPFNTYGPRQSARAVIPTIIPQIAAGKNQIHLGDVSPTRDFNYVLDTCKGFIDLARSDKTIGEVVNIGSGVEISVGDTLNLIRQLMHSDVTFITDDARIRPENSEVFRLCCDNTKIHNLTGFTPQYSLEQGLQQCIDWFTQPENLSRYKIDIYNV
- a CDS encoding type II toxin-antitoxin system VapC family toxin translates to MILCDTNIFIEAFKNNPSATETLRRIGFQNISLSAVTLMELYFGAFNKRELGKIKSRMKHLETLILDRSITNAAINLIEQYSKSHGLQIPDALIAATAICHDMELLTYNVKDFKFIQGIKLFS